The Papio anubis isolate 15944 chromosome 1, Panubis1.0, whole genome shotgun sequence genome window below encodes:
- the AGTRAP gene encoding type-1 angiotensin II receptor-associated protein isoform X2 — MELPAVNLKVILLGHWLLTTWGCIVFSGPYAWANFTVLALGVWAVAQRDSIDAISMFLGGLLATIFLDIVHISIFYPRASLTDTGRFGAGMAILSLLLKPLSCCFVYHMYRERGGFLGPSQDRGAYQTIDSAEAPADPFAVPEGRGQDARGY; from the exons ATGGAGCTGCCTGCTGTGAACCTGAAG GTGATTCTCCTAGGTCACTGGCTGCTGACAACCTG GGGCTGCATTGTATTCTCGGGCCCCTATGCCTGGGCCAACTTCACCGTCCTGGCCTTGGGCGTGTGGGCTGTAGCTCAGCGGGACTCCATCGACGCTATAAGCATG TTTCTGGGTGGCTTGCTGGCCACCATCTTCCTGGACATCGTGCACATCAGCATCTTCTACCCGCGGGCCAGCCTCACGGACACGGGCCGCTTTGGCGCGGGCATGGCCATCCTCAGCTTGCTGCTCAAGCCGCTCTCGTGCTGCTTCGTCTACCACATGTACCGGGAGCGTGGGG GTTTCCTTGGACCTTCTCAGGACCGTGGTGCCTATCAGACGATTGACTCAGCAGAGGCACCCGCAGATCCCTTTGCAGTCCCAGAGGGCAGGGGTCAAGATGCCCGAGGGTACTGA
- the AGTRAP gene encoding type-1 angiotensin II receptor-associated protein isoform X3: MGVSPLREEVILLGHWLLTTWGCIVFSGPYAWANFTVLALGVWAVAQRDSIDAISMFLGGLLATIFLDIVHISIFYPRASLTDTGRFGAGMAILSLLLKPLSCCFVYHMYRERGGELLVHTGFLGPSQDRGAYQTIDSAEAPADPFAVPEGRGQDARGY, encoded by the exons atgggggtgtCCCCTTTGCGGGAGGAG GTGATTCTCCTAGGTCACTGGCTGCTGACAACCTG GGGCTGCATTGTATTCTCGGGCCCCTATGCCTGGGCCAACTTCACCGTCCTGGCCTTGGGCGTGTGGGCTGTAGCTCAGCGGGACTCCATCGACGCTATAAGCATG TTTCTGGGTGGCTTGCTGGCCACCATCTTCCTGGACATCGTGCACATCAGCATCTTCTACCCGCGGGCCAGCCTCACGGACACGGGCCGCTTTGGCGCGGGCATGGCCATCCTCAGCTTGCTGCTCAAGCCGCTCTCGTGCTGCTTCGTCTACCACATGTACCGGGAGCGTGGGGGTGAGCTCCTGGTCCACACTG GTTTCCTTGGACCTTCTCAGGACCGTGGTGCCTATCAGACGATTGACTCAGCAGAGGCACCCGCAGATCCCTTTGCAGTCCCAGAGGGCAGGGGTCAAGATGCCCGAGGGTACTGA
- the AGTRAP gene encoding type-1 angiotensin II receptor-associated protein isoform X1 yields the protein MELPAVNLKVILLGHWLLTTWGCIVFSGPYAWANFTVLALGVWAVAQRDSIDAISMFLGGLLATIFLDIVHISIFYPRASLTDTGRFGAGMAILSLLLKPLSCCFVYHMYRERGGELLVHTGFLGPSQDRGAYQTIDSAEAPADPFAVPEGRGQDARGY from the exons ATGGAGCTGCCTGCTGTGAACCTGAAG GTGATTCTCCTAGGTCACTGGCTGCTGACAACCTG GGGCTGCATTGTATTCTCGGGCCCCTATGCCTGGGCCAACTTCACCGTCCTGGCCTTGGGCGTGTGGGCTGTAGCTCAGCGGGACTCCATCGACGCTATAAGCATG TTTCTGGGTGGCTTGCTGGCCACCATCTTCCTGGACATCGTGCACATCAGCATCTTCTACCCGCGGGCCAGCCTCACGGACACGGGCCGCTTTGGCGCGGGCATGGCCATCCTCAGCTTGCTGCTCAAGCCGCTCTCGTGCTGCTTCGTCTACCACATGTACCGGGAGCGTGGGGGTGAGCTCCTGGTCCACACTG GTTTCCTTGGACCTTCTCAGGACCGTGGTGCCTATCAGACGATTGACTCAGCAGAGGCACCCGCAGATCCCTTTGCAGTCCCAGAGGGCAGGGGTCAAGATGCCCGAGGGTACTGA